Genomic window (Culex pipiens pallens isolate TS chromosome 3, TS_CPP_V2, whole genome shotgun sequence):
tctgaataaatgaaaaaattacccttctggatcaatgtagattcgaaaagaacattaaatttcccttaaaatgacatgttacaaaattttgtacagtcaagtaaccagggttaccaggtcaaaatttgaaaaatctggcaaagtatcgaataaaaatctggcaaaatctggcagacggaaATCTAACAATTCAGAATGGGGAAGGGGAGGGAGGGTATAAATCAAtccaaaagtttgtagaattcagatggtttTACTGGTTATATGGCCACAAAAATGATAACTTGCAATATCTTTAAGGAAAAcacaatcaattttattttatttgcatttaaattcgttcattttaatcaaaaagttctacaaaaatgacataaagtgaaaaatctggcaaaatctgtcaatatctggcacagagaagggcgaatctttattctggcagacacttgaaaaatctggcattcccagatttatctggcaacctggcaaccctgcaagTAACAGAAAATAACAGAGTTattaaaacttgtttagtgttttttcgatgaaaaatacattttttcggaattctgagtacgtcatcaaatcgggcgtctaattttacataaaagtctccttgacacaaaatttctatctcatcaacgTTTCAGGCTGAGCATTATTgataaacacctctttttcgcatgttcaaaaataaaaggggtcgtaccgcccctccttcacgagatatcaaaaaacggacctcggattcgtgatcagagacaaaagttaccccttaggataaagtttcacgcaaatcgaagaggggtcggggcaacttttcccgatttcgtgtgagttggtggagaattaccccatAACGTCTTTCATTTTTAcaagacctttaaaaaactttagaaaCATGAGGCTGacaattaacaaaatcaacattagagataccccctggatcgATTATTCCATTCTTAAAATAAGTACACAGCTTATCAATTCTAGCCCGTAACTTGTTACACCTGACCTTTCTACAATGCATTTCTTATggaagaactgtcatttctaccactcgaatccagTGCTCCATTCTACCCCTTATTTTCCCCCATCCCCCGATTCCATCCAAGCACGCCGGTCACCCACACACCAGTGCGAAGCGCAAACATAACCTACACCACACAATCGATTCCAGTCACGTGGTCACGCTAACGTTACTCACCCAGAGTGGGAAAATCCCGTTTGCTCTCAGCAGATTCGCTCTCTCTCACGTTGCCATTCTCTGTCTAGTTCGTGAATTGCACTCACGCCGTGACAGATTGCATCATCAGCTTGCTGCTGCTACAAGTCAGTAGTGCATTTAGTCAGTGTTGTTTTCCGAGGGATTATCACGTTCCGAGATGCAGCTGAAAAGTGCCTGCGGAGCGTTGCTGAAGATGGGCTTCCTGGGCGGTGGCAAAACCGCCCAAGCCATGGCCCAGGGTTTTATATCGGCCGGTTTGGTTCCGTCAACGTTACGGAGTGACAAGTTCTTTAATCGGTTCTATTTTTAGGTCTGGTTGACGGGAAGAATCTCCGCGCGAGCTTCAGCCCGCAAGACGAGGCCAACATGGTGGCGTTCCGCGGACTTGGCGCGCAGACGTTTACGGAGAACCTCCCGGTGGTGCAGGACTCGCAGGTGGTGTTCATTACGGTGAAGCCGTGGATTGTCCCCTTGGTGTTGGACAGCGTCAAGTCGATTAGCGGAGGCAAGCTGTTCATTTCGGTTGCGATGGGACTGAAATTGGCGGATTTGGAGCAGTCACTCGTTCCGGAAGCTCGCGTGATTCGAGTTATGCCAAACATTCCCACGTTGGTCCGCGCTGGGGCTGCGGTGTTTGTTCGGGGCAAGAAAGCTACCGAGCAGGACTGCGCGTTGACACAGACGCTGTTCGAATCGGTTGGAACCTGTGACGAAGTCACGGAAGCGTTGATTGATCCCATTACGGCACTGTCGGGAAGCGGTCCCGGGTACGTGTTTGCCATGATTGAGGCGATGGCCGACGGAGCGGTCAAGATGGGACTGTCGCGTGACTTGGCGTACAAGCTGGCCGCCCAAACGGTGATGGGAGCCGGCAAGATGGTCCGAGAAACTGGAATCCATCCCGGACAGCTGAAGGATGACGTGGCGAGTCCCGGTGGGTCGACCATCCACGGATTGTCCTTTCTGGAGAAGAATGGTAAGAACAACTCAAGCAACACCATCACTCTCTAACTCAAACCTCTCCCCGCTTTCAGCGTTCCGCTACATCGTGGCCGGTGCCATCGAGGCGGCCACCAACAGGTGTCGGGAGTTTTCCACGGAGAAATGACCCAAACCAACGGACGCTTACAGCAGCGCCTCTCGAACTAATTAAATAACCACCGCATGCAAACACAGCTAAACATTGCGTTTTTTCCGCTCATTTCCGCATAATTCACCGGGCGCTTGCAAGTCGCGCCGCCGCCGGCGTTCAACAACTGGGCAAATATTGGAGGTTCACAATGGTTACAGAGCTAGTGTCCCGGTTGACAAGTTTGCAAACATGTTGTTCAAGTGTCTAGCAAAAGGGGAAGATTCTACTTTGTTTGGTCGGCACACTATCGGTTACCGGGTGGCAATAAACTCTGGTGACCCGGTCGTCGGTGGGTGAGGTTTACGGCTAGGTGTGGTCGTTTGTCGAGTGGCGCGT
Coding sequences:
- the LOC120415806 gene encoding pyrroline-5-carboxylate reductase 3-like; translated protein: MQLKSACGALLKMGFLGGGKTAQAMAQGFISAGLVDGKNLRASFSPQDEANMVAFRGLGAQTFTENLPVVQDSQVVFITVKPWIVPLVLDSVKSISGGKLFISVAMGLKLADLEQSLVPEARVIRVMPNIPTLVRAGAAVFVRGKKATEQDCALTQTLFESVGTCDEVTEALIDPITALSGSGPGYVFAMIEAMADGAVKMGLSRDLAYKLAAQTVMGAGKMVRETGIHPGQLKDDVASPGGSTIHGLSFLEKNAFRYIVAGAIEAATNRCREFSTEK